The Synchiropus splendidus isolate RoL2022-P1 chromosome 1, RoL_Sspl_1.0, whole genome shotgun sequence genome includes a window with the following:
- the bend5 gene encoding BEN domain-containing protein 5 isoform X1 has protein sequence MYAFVRFFEDARCCALPVSSVADFRPLHRADFDHQKVYVVHRTEENGSAGQPCQAQILALADSVEEFEDSIMQKKMKIPKMSFRNSGNSVDNSFGEERSPLRHRKAPSHDHGRPLSNSSKSLAAVVARLERNAANSYMEGEEDLDEDRLAEEGEDADDEDDEMEGEHQQNYHHHQQQQQQQQQQQQHLEVDRDCVSEVAAAVVPRVLYEELVHSYRQQEEEMRRLQQDLERTRRQLVQQAKKLKEYGSLLTEVKELRDFNRRLQDVLLMRLGSEPMHDNGTQTIKAEVVEPIVESQESCREEANTSSSYSPSPRTVYTCNDGKVHLGGGIWVEEEKWHQLQRTQGDSKFTKNLAVMIWGTETLKNRSVTGVATKKKKDALPKPPLSPSKLKIVRECLYDRVSQETADSAEITQRLSKVNKYICEKIMDINKSIKNEERRESKLLIRQTVKMENFTYDGM, from the exons ATGTACGCTTTTGTCCGGTTCTTTGAAGACGCCAGGTGCTGCGCGTTGCCCGTTTCGAGTGTGGCCGACTTCAGACCTCTGCACAGAGCAGATTTTGATCATCAGAAGGTGTATGTGGTTCACAGAACAGAGGAGAATGGCAGCGCAGGCCAGCCGTGCCAAGCACAGATCCTTGCCCTTGCAG ATTCTGTAGAGGAGTTTGAAGACAGTATAATGcaaaagaagatgaaaattcCCAAGATGTCTTTCAGGAATTCAGGAAACTCTGTTGATAACAGTTTTGGTGAGGAAAGATCGCCCCTCAGGCACAGAAAG GCCCCGTCTCATGATCATGGCCGGCCACTTTCCAACTCCTCAAAAAGCTTGGCAGCAGTAGTGGCCCGTCTAGAGAGAAACGCTGCAAACTCTTACATGGAGGGAGAAGAAGATCTAGATGAGGATCGTTTGgctgaggagggagaggatgcagatgatgaagatgacgaaaTGGAGGGCGAGCATCAGCAAAACTATCATCATcaccagcaacaacaacaacaacaacagcaacaacagcagcatttAGAAGTGGACAGGGATTGTGTATCAGAAGTTGCAGCCGCCGTGGTTCCCCGAGTTCTTTACGAAGAGTTGGTCCACAGCTACAGgcaacaggaagaggaaatgagGAGGTTGCAGCAGGATCTGGAGCGAACCCGCAGGCAACTGGTTCAGCAGGCAAAGAAGCTGAAGGAATATGGAAGCCTGTTAACAGAGGTCAAAGAGCTGAGGGACTTCAATCGACGACTGCAGGACGTTCTTCTCATGAGACTGGGCAGTG AGCCTATGCATGACAATGGCACTCAGACAATCAAGGCTGAAGTGGTGGAGCCCATTGTTGAGTCCCAGGAATCATGCAGGGAAGAAGCCAACACCAGTTCCAGCTACTCACCGTCTCCCAGAACAGTGTACACCTGCAACGATGGGAAG GTTCACCTCGGCGGGGGCAtctgggtggaggaggagaagtggcACCAGCTGCAGCGAACCCAGGGAGACTCCAAGTTCACAAAGAACCTGGCTGTGATGATTTGGGGCACGGAAACCCTGAAAAACCGTAGCGTGACTGGAGTTGCCACCAAAAAGAAGAAAGACGCACTGCCTAAACCTCCACTCTCGCCCAGCAAGCTGAAAATTGTCCGAG AGTGTCTCTATGACCGagtgtctcaggagacggcggACAGCGCAGAGATCACTCAGAGATTGTCTAAAGTGAACAAGTACATCTGCGAGAAGATCATGGACATCAACAAGTCCATCAAGAACGAGGAACGCCGGGAGTCCAAGTTGCTGATCAGGCAGACGGTCAAGATGGAGAACTTCACATACGATGGCATGTAG
- the bend5 gene encoding BEN domain-containing protein 5 isoform X2, with product MQKKMKIPKMSFRNSGNSVDNSFGEERSPLRHRKAPSHDHGRPLSNSSKSLAAVVARLERNAANSYMEGEEDLDEDRLAEEGEDADDEDDEMEGEHQQNYHHHQQQQQQQQQQQQHLEVDRDCVSEVAAAVVPRVLYEELVHSYRQQEEEMRRLQQDLERTRRQLVQQAKKLKEYGSLLTEVKELRDFNRRLQDVLLMRLGSEPMHDNGTQTIKAEVVEPIVESQESCREEANTSSSYSPSPRTVYTCNDGKVHLGGGIWVEEEKWHQLQRTQGDSKFTKNLAVMIWGTETLKNRSVTGVATKKKKDALPKPPLSPSKLKIVRECLYDRVSQETADSAEITQRLSKVNKYICEKIMDINKSIKNEERRESKLLIRQTVKMENFTYDGM from the exons ATGcaaaagaagatgaaaattcCCAAGATGTCTTTCAGGAATTCAGGAAACTCTGTTGATAACAGTTTTGGTGAGGAAAGATCGCCCCTCAGGCACAGAAAG GCCCCGTCTCATGATCATGGCCGGCCACTTTCCAACTCCTCAAAAAGCTTGGCAGCAGTAGTGGCCCGTCTAGAGAGAAACGCTGCAAACTCTTACATGGAGGGAGAAGAAGATCTAGATGAGGATCGTTTGgctgaggagggagaggatgcagatgatgaagatgacgaaaTGGAGGGCGAGCATCAGCAAAACTATCATCATcaccagcaacaacaacaacaacaacagcaacaacagcagcatttAGAAGTGGACAGGGATTGTGTATCAGAAGTTGCAGCCGCCGTGGTTCCCCGAGTTCTTTACGAAGAGTTGGTCCACAGCTACAGgcaacaggaagaggaaatgagGAGGTTGCAGCAGGATCTGGAGCGAACCCGCAGGCAACTGGTTCAGCAGGCAAAGAAGCTGAAGGAATATGGAAGCCTGTTAACAGAGGTCAAAGAGCTGAGGGACTTCAATCGACGACTGCAGGACGTTCTTCTCATGAGACTGGGCAGTG AGCCTATGCATGACAATGGCACTCAGACAATCAAGGCTGAAGTGGTGGAGCCCATTGTTGAGTCCCAGGAATCATGCAGGGAAGAAGCCAACACCAGTTCCAGCTACTCACCGTCTCCCAGAACAGTGTACACCTGCAACGATGGGAAG GTTCACCTCGGCGGGGGCAtctgggtggaggaggagaagtggcACCAGCTGCAGCGAACCCAGGGAGACTCCAAGTTCACAAAGAACCTGGCTGTGATGATTTGGGGCACGGAAACCCTGAAAAACCGTAGCGTGACTGGAGTTGCCACCAAAAAGAAGAAAGACGCACTGCCTAAACCTCCACTCTCGCCCAGCAAGCTGAAAATTGTCCGAG AGTGTCTCTATGACCGagtgtctcaggagacggcggACAGCGCAGAGATCACTCAGAGATTGTCTAAAGTGAACAAGTACATCTGCGAGAAGATCATGGACATCAACAAGTCCATCAAGAACGAGGAACGCCGGGAGTCCAAGTTGCTGATCAGGCAGACGGTCAAGATGGAGAACTTCACATACGATGGCATGTAG